The following are encoded together in the Phragmites australis chromosome 19, lpPhrAust1.1, whole genome shotgun sequence genome:
- the LOC133900482 gene encoding uncharacterized protein LOC133900482 — MVMMATPAGRILFLSLLLAAAAASGAAAAGEEEFTEELLLRPLPDRKALAHFHFHSSAPHTSAAAGRHHHLFPKAISQLVQKFHISELELSFTQGRWNYEQWGGFDPMSTSNAKPPGVELWAVFDLPLSEIDATWKNLTHTLSGLFCASINFLESSTAFSAPHWGFKLNEGNLRYGALPREAVCTENLTPWLKLLPCRDKAGIASLLYRPSIYKGYYHSQKLKLRSSQSLGIVLDQTLTVVLQPNSVSGKQLHSNDGQLQPSWSIRHLFNRKLSGKCLVSKSSRIFIEIDKGIVDKVNKSGTDVSWNNEFFVLSNVPDKVIKELNNLKVQSSSLYEYDVSNYSEDKPFDVGITWKLPLIWSCTPSPFHTSRFLMGSGNERGSIALSFLSTNLHKQIFGSSNDCSIKAVVFQVVPWYVKVYYHSLEIFIDGNRKTISEVVDKIHVTPSEDKLLPGTLEMLLSFPCSMQSATLTLDFDKGFLHIDEYPPDANQGFDIPSALVRFPEFNSARSYLEIGSSLGSALLENFQEDSVVKSYTEVLLVPLTTPDFSMPYNVITFTCTVLALYFGSLLNALRRRIGEEERELKKSATRRGLISLLLAKLRGQKIDPSESGSSPEPPGSKKLLLKVVFVAVAAVVFHYLSNNSSELTLLSRILG; from the exons ATGGTGATGATGGCGACGCCCGCCGGCCggatcctcttcctctccctcctccttgccgccgccgcggcatctggggcggcggcggcgggggaggaggagTTCACGGAGGAGCTGCTCCTGCGGCCGCTCCCCGACCGCAAGGCGCTCGCTCACTTCCACTTCCACTCCTCAGCGCCGcacacctccgccgccgccggccggcacCACCACCTCTTCCCCAAGGCCATCTCCCAGCTG GTCCAAAAATTTCATATTAGCGAATTGGAGCTATCTTTCACACAGGGACGATGGAACTATGAGCAGTGGGGTGGATTTGATCCAATGTCAACAAGTAATGCGAAGCCTCCTGGTGTTGAGCTGTGGGCAGTTTTTGACCTTCCTTTGTCAGAGATTGATGCCACATGGAAGAACCTGACCCATACACTCTCTGGCCTGTTTTGTGCATCCATTAACTTTTTAGAGTCTTCCACTGCATTTTCTGCTCCTCATTGGGGATTTAAATTGAATGAAGGCAATCTGCGATACGGTGCATTGCCTCGTGAAGCAGTATGCACTGAGAATCTGACACCTTGGCTGAAACTTCTTCCATGTCGCGACAAAGCTGGGATAGCTTCTTTGCTGTACAGGCCTTCAATTTATAAAGGATATTACCATTCCCAAAAACTGAAATTGAGATCATCACAATCACTTGGTATTGTTCTTGATCAAACACTAACAGTTGTGCTGCAACCAAATTCTGTTAGTGGTAAACAGCTACATTCTAATGATGGACAACTTCAGCCCAGCTGGTCCATAAGACATCTTTTTAACAGAAAGTTGTCAGGGAAATGTCTTGTATCTAAATCCAGCAGAATATTCATAGAGATTGATAAAGGCATAGTTGACAAAGTTAACAAATCTGGAACTGATGTTTCCTGGAATAATGAATTCTTTGTACTGTCCAATGTCCCAGACAAGGTGATCAAAGAGTTAAATAACTTGAAAGTCCAATCTTCTTCTTTATATGAATATGATGTTAGTAACTACAGTGAGGATAAGCCTTTTGATGTGGGCATAACTTGGAAGCTTCCCCTGATATGGTCTTGCACCCCTTCACCTTTTCATACAAGCAGATTTCTTATGGGCAGCGGAAATGAAAGAGGGTCGATTGCTCTGTCATTTCTGTCTACTAATCTTCATAAGCAGATATTTGGCAGCTCAAATGATTGTTCAATAAAGGCAGTTGTTTTCCAGGTTGTTCCGTGGTATGTTAAGGTCTATTACCACAGCCTAGAAATTTTTATAGATGGGAACAGGAAGACTATATCAGAAGTAGTTGACAAGATTCATGTCACTCCTTCAGAAGACAAGCTTTTGCCTGGTACTCTGGAGATGCTGCTAAGCTTCCCTTGCAGTATGCAATCGGCTACTCTGACACTGGACTTTGACAAG GGATTCCTGCATATAGATGAATATCCTCCTGATGCCAATCAAGGATTTGACATTCCATCAGCTTTGGTTAGATTTCCTGAGTTCAATTCTGCTCGAAGTTACCTAGAAATCGGTTCATCACTTGGATCAGCTTTGCTAGAAAATTTCCAG GAAGATAGTGTTGTGAAGTCATATACAGAAGTATTGCTCGTTCCCTTGACAACTCCTGATTTTAGCATGCCATACAATGTTATTACCTTCACTTGCACAGTCTTAGCTCTTTATTTTGGCTCGTTATTGAATGCTTTGAGACGAAGGATTGGCGAGGAAGAGAGGGAATTGAAGAAATCAG CCACAAGGCGTGGGCTCATTTCTCTGTTGCTAGCTAAGCTAAGGGGGCAGAAGATCGATCCATCAGAGTCAGGGTCTTCACCTGAACCACCCGGGTCGAAGAAGCTGCTACTCAAGGTTGTATTTGTTGCAGTAGCGGCTGTTGTGTTTCACTATTTGTCAAACAACAGTTCAGAACTAACATTGCTGTCAAGAATTTTGGGCTAG
- the LOC133899881 gene encoding two pore potassium channel b-like — translation MAQNSVKQPLLQDGDPPNAPQKKPPPRGARRFRRCRTAPSSDAAQEAPPRSQDVRPQAAGAASSTVPPGELFRGARPSFRLVGILLLAYLLAGTTAFYLAMDQMSGDRTASRTLDALYFCVVTMTTVGYGDLVPASDAAKLLACAFAFAGVALFGTFLSKAADYLVEKQEALLFRAIHLHDADQAKTLRAMEANKIQYKLYTSAALLAVSLAAGTTFLVKAEGMRPVDAFYCVCATVTTLGYGDRSFTSAGGRAFAAAWITVSTVVVALFSLYAAELCTERRQRALARWVLTRRITNTDLEAADLDGDSRVGAAEFVLYKLKELGKISQEEITEFLEEFDKLDADSSGTLSPHDLIVAQPG, via the coding sequence atggcgcAGAACAGCGTCAAGCAACCTCTTTTACAGGACGGCGACCCTCCTAACGCCCCGCAAAAGAAGCCGCCGCCGAGAGGGGCGAGGAGATTCAGGCGCTGCAGGACGGCGCCTTCCTCTGACGCCGCGCAAGAAGCCCCTCCACGGAGCCAGGACGTGCGACCGCAAGCCGCGGGCGCCGCCTCGTCGACGGTGCCTCCCGGGGAGCTGTTCAGGGGCGCGCGCCCGAGCTTCCGGCTCGTCGGCATCCTCCTGCTCGCCTACCTCCTCGCCGGGACCACCGCCTTCTACCTCGCGATGGACCAGATGTCCGGCGACCGCACCGCGAGCCGCACCCTGGACGCGCTCTACTTCTGCGTGGTCACCATGACGACTGTCGGGTACGGCGACCTCGTCCCGGCCAGCGACGCCGCTAAGCTGCTCGCCTGCGCCTTCGCCTTCGCCGGCGTGGCCCTCTTCGGCACCTTCCTCAGCAAGGCTGCCGACTACCTCGTCGAGAAGCAGGAGGCGCTCCTTTTCCGCGCGATCCACCTCCACGACGCGGACCAGGCCAAGACGCTGCGCGCCATGGAGGCGAACAAGATCCAGTACAAGCTCTACACCTCCGCCGCGCTTCTGGCCGTGTCGCTCGCTGCCGGGACGACGTTCCTGGTGAAGGCGGAAGGGATGCGCCCCGTGGACGCCTTCTACTGCGTGTGCGCGACGGTGACGACGCTCGGGTACGGCGACCGGAGCTTCACCTCGGCGGGCGGGCGCGCGTTCGCGGCGGCGTGGATCACGGTGAGCACGGTGGTGGTGGCTCTCTTCTCCCTGTACGCTGCGGAGCTGTGCACGGAGCGGCGGCAGAGAGCGCTGGCGCGATGGGTCCTCACGCGGCGGATCACCAACACGGACCTCGAGGCGGCGGACCTCGACGGCGATAGCCGGGTTGGGGCAGCGGAATTCGTGCTGTACAAGCTCAAGGAGCTGGGGAAGATCAGCCAGGAGGAGATCACCGAGTTCCTGGAGGAGTTCGACAAGCTCGACGCCGACAGCTCCGGCACCCTCTCGCCGCATGACCTCATCGTGGCGCAGCCCGGTTAG